The genomic stretch TTGCTGAAGTTTTTTCCAATGAATATGACGTAATAACCTTTGATTTCAGGGGGCATGGAAAAAGCGGAGATTTTTTTACATGGACTGCTCTTGAGGATAAGGACTTGCGCGCAATTGTTGATTATGCAAAAAATGAAGGCTATGAAAAAGTTGCAGTTTTGGGATTTTCTTTGGGAGGCGCTACCGCAATTATTGAGGCAAGCTATGATATTCATGTTGATAATGTTATAGCTGTTAGCTCGCCTTATGATGTTTGGAAAATAAATTTTCGCATATGGGAAAAAGAAGTGAGAAAAGATATTGAACTGAATTTAAGTTTTATTGAAAAAGGCAAGGGTGTTAGGCCGGGCAGCCCGCTGATCAGGAAGGTAAGGCCGATAGATGTAGTCCAAAAAATTTCTCCCCGTTCAATACTTTTTATTCAGGGTGACGAAGACTGGCTGGTAAAAGCGGAGCACGGACAAAAGTTATTTGAAAAAGCAAAAAGACCAAAAAAACTGGAGACTATTAAAGGCGCAGGCCACGCGGAAAATATATTTGTTTTATTTCCGGAACAATTCATAAAAATATGTGATTCTTGGCTTGAAAAGACATTTTAACTTGCAATTCCCCGCATCTTGATGCGGGGTAACAGATGTTCCCCTCTTTGAAAAAGAGGGGTGAGGGGGAAGTCTTTGGACCGAACTGTTTGTGAGGAAGATTCAATAACGTCAAATCCCTCTCCCGCCCACGGCTGGTCAGCCTTGGGCTGACAATCTCCCTTTTTCAAAGGGAGAAGTTATTGGTTACCCCGTCCGCCCTGGGCGGACTGCGGGGAGGTTCATTAATAATAAGAAAGAGATGAAAAATAAAAAAGGCAGGAACTAATAATTCCTGCCTTTTTAGTCATAATAATAATAACAAAACCTTTTATTTTCTTACTGCTTTTACCGGGATTCTTTTAGCGGGTTTTGCCGGTGCCGGTTTAGCCGCACGGGCTAATGGAGCGGGAGCCGCAGTAACAGTTGAAACAGTTACTTCAATTGGAGTGGGTGCCGCTGTCATTGGCGCGGCAGCTTCTTTTGCCTTTTTGCAGCCAACAAATGCTATCGTTGCAAATACTAAGATGAATAAAACTTTTTTCATTTTTTACACCTCCTTTTTATTTTGTCTTCAAATAGGGAACGGACAAAGGTTTTTGCTATAAAACAATATAACCTTAAACCTTAAGAATGAAAAAATTGTATATTTTTGTTACTAAACTGTCAATTATTCCTTTGAGAAATATTTCCAATAAAGGTTTATAAAAATTTAATAAAATAATATAATAATACAATGT from Elusimicrobiota bacterium encodes the following:
- a CDS encoding alpha/beta fold hydrolase; this translates as MSFKTDFIKTDDDIRIAFDQYINGFKKVIIIAHGFYFNKDIFVMKKLAEVFSNEYDVITFDFRGHGKSGDFFTWTALEDKDLRAIVDYAKNEGYEKVAVLGFSLGGATAIIEASYDIHVDNVIAVSSPYDVWKINFRIWEKEVRKDIELNLSFIEKGKGVRPGSPLIRKVRPIDVVQKISPRSILFIQGDEDWLVKAEHGQKLFEKAKRPKKLETIKGAGHAENIFVLFPEQFIKICDSWLEKTF